GAATTCACTTAGTAGTAGCCACCCAAAGACCCTCAGTAAATGTAATTACCGGCATTATCAAAGCTAACTTCCCCGCCAGAATGTCTTATCGAGTGATTTCTAAAACAGATTCCAGAACTATTTTAGACTGTAACGGAGCTGACCAACTTATTGGCAAAGGGGATTTACTGTTTTCAACCGGAACGGATTTTATCCGTATTCAAAATGCGTTTATAGACACCCCTGAAGTAGAGCGTTTGGTAGAGTTTATTAGTAACCAGCATGGTTATAGTGCGCCGTATTACCTGCCGGAACTTTTGGAAGAAGGTGAAGATGCTGATAATGAAGGCTATGATGCAAGCCAAGAGTATGATACCATGTTTGAAGAAGCTGCTCGCTTAGTTGTGCGGCATCAGCAGGGATCTACTTCATTGATTCAGAGAAGGTTAAAATTGGGTTATAATCGTGCCGGACGAATCATGGACCAGTTAGAGCGCGCCGGAATTGTAGGCCCAAACTCCGGCAGCAAAGCCAGAGACGTTCTATTGACAGATGAAGTCCAACTTGAAAAATACTTCCAACTCTTCCGAAAATCATAACCTATGCAGTTTTGGTTAGTGAAACAAGAGCCTACCGAGTATAGTTGGCAGCAATTTTGCCAAGATGGGCATACTGTTTGGAATGGCGTTAGAAACTATCAAGCACGTAATTATCTGAAAGCAATGAATTTAGGAGATTGTGTTTTGTTTTATCATTCTAATGTCGGAAAAGAAATTGTAGGGATAGCCCAAGTAACAAAAACTGCTTATCCTGACCCTACCGCCGTAGATAGTCCTTGGGCAGCAGTAGATATAAAACCCATACAGACGCTGAACAAAACCGTAACCTTAGAGCAACTCAAGCAAATTCCGGATCTTTCCCAACTCGGGTTGCTGAAACAAGCAAGGCTTTCTGTTATGCCTATTCAACCGGCAGAATTTCAGTTAATTCTTGAAATTTCTGATACAAAACTTACTTTTAATTAACAAATTACGGTGTTATACCAATCTTTTAATTCTGAACGTAAACACCTAACTAGCATCGAAGACTTGGCTAATTCCGAGGTTGAGTCTTTGTTAGCTCAGGGTCAAATCTATCGGGAATCTTTGGATAAAAACCAGCCTGTTGAGCAAGTTTTACAGGGAATTTCTATAGCAAACTTGTTTTTTGAAAATTCAACCCGAACCCGTATTTCTTTTGAATTAGCTGAAAAGCATTTAGGAGGTATTGTTGTAAATTTTGCAGCTTCTAATTCAAGCGTATCTAAGGGCGAAACGCTCTTAGATACCGTTTTAAATATTGTTGCGATGGGCGTTCAAATGGTTGTCATTCGGCATCAATCTGTTGGGGCTCCTCATTTTTTAGCTCAAAAAGTTAATGCCAACATCATTAATGCTGGTGATGGCACTCATGAGCACCCTACTCAGGCACTGTTAGATGCACTTACGTTAAAGCAGCATTTTGGTGATTTTAAGGGGCTGCGCGTAGCCATTGTCGGAGATATTTTACATTCCAGGGTAGCCCGCTCTAATGTGCTGCTTTTAAACAAATTGGGAGTCTCTGTTCGCTTCTGCGGCCCACCAACGTTGCTTCCACCTTCATTAACAACAATTGGTGCTGAAGTTTCATATTCTTTGGAAGATAGCTTAGAATGGGCAGATGCAGTTATTACACTTAGGATTCAAGCGGAGCGGCAAAATACCGGCTTATTATCTTCATTAGCAGACTATGCAAATCTATATCAAATAAACGAGCAGTGCCTATCTAAGCTATCTAAAATCCCAATTATTTTACACCCAGGGCCAATCAATCACGGCGTAGAAATATCAAATACACTTATGGACTCTACCCATACCTTAATTTTAGATCAAGTAACTAACGGAGTAGCTATGCGTATGGCTATATTGAATTTTTTAAATTATACAAAAAACAATAATTAAGCAATATGTCTTAACATAAAACACCCATGTTGAGTTATTTAGATAATATTGCTTGATTAAAAACCTCTTTTTTATTTTTAATTCTTAATTTTTAATTCTTAATTGAAAACTATTCCAAGATTTAATCAAAAAAAACAATTTATGTTGATTCTAATTATAATAGTTTTTATTTTTGTTGTCTTAGGTATCCACTACCATTAAAAATGACTGAGATTACTGTACACGAGCTAAATAAACGCTTAAAAGGCGGTGAAAAAATAACCTTGATTGATGTTCGGGAGCCTTTTGAGTACGAGATGGCGAATATCGGCGGAAAGTTGATTCCATTAGGGTCTATTGCATTGACTTTGCCGAGCCTAAGTCAGTATAAAGATTCAGAAGTCGTTGTTTACTGTAGAAGTGGCGCACGCAGCAGTACTGCCTGCGCTTTTTTACGCACTGCAGGTTTCCAAAAAATCAGAAATTTAACGGGGGGTATTTTGGCTTGGAAAAACGAAATTGACCCGAATCTAAACGTTCAGTAACTATCGTGTTTAAGTCTTAAATAGCCGCTATGAACAATAAAATAGCGGTCATTTTGCTGAATTTAGGGGGGCCAAACTCCGTTACTCATGTAAAACCTTTTTTGTATAATCTATTTTTAGATGAAGACATTATAAAGGTTCCTTTTCGGGGAGTTTTTAGAAAGGGATTTGCGTATGCTGTTTCTTCGTTGCGTTCAAAATCGGTAGCACAAAAGTATGCTGAAATTTCCTACTGCCAAGATGCTTGCTTAGGACACAAAAACTGTTCGGGACGAAAGTCTGATAGCAGATTATGCTGCTCTCCTATTAATGCTCTTACTGAAAATCAACGAGTTGCATTAGAATCCTTTTTAAACCCAGAAGCCGTCGGTTCACCTCAATTTGTGGTGAAAGTAGCTATGCGTTATTGGCATCCATTTACCGAAGAGGTTCAAAAAGAGCTTGTTCAGG
The nucleotide sequence above comes from Bacteroidia bacterium. Encoded proteins:
- a CDS encoding rhodanese-like domain-containing protein, whose translation is MTEITVHELNKRLKGGEKITLIDVREPFEYEMANIGGKLIPLGSIALTLPSLSQYKDSEVVVYCRSGARSSTACAFLRTAGFQKIRNLTGGILAWKNEIDPNLNVQ
- a CDS encoding aspartate carbamoyltransferase catalytic subunit, which produces MLYQSFNSERKHLTSIEDLANSEVESLLAQGQIYRESLDKNQPVEQVLQGISIANLFFENSTRTRISFELAEKHLGGIVVNFAASNSSVSKGETLLDTVLNIVAMGVQMVVIRHQSVGAPHFLAQKVNANIINAGDGTHEHPTQALLDALTLKQHFGDFKGLRVAIVGDILHSRVARSNVLLLNKLGVSVRFCGPPTLLPPSLTTIGAEVSYSLEDSLEWADAVITLRIQAERQNTGLLSSLADYANLYQINEQCLSKLSKIPIILHPGPINHGVEISNTLMDSTHTLILDQVTNGVAMRMAILNFLNYTKNNN
- a CDS encoding EVE domain-containing protein, with protein sequence MQFWLVKQEPTEYSWQQFCQDGHTVWNGVRNYQARNYLKAMNLGDCVLFYHSNVGKEIVGIAQVTKTAYPDPTAVDSPWAAVDIKPIQTLNKTVTLEQLKQIPDLSQLGLLKQARLSVMPIQPAEFQLILEISDTKLTFN